The following nucleotide sequence is from Candidatus Eisenbacteria bacterium.
GTTCCTCGAGTTCGGACGGGAGGGACTCCTGTCGCTCACGATCGAGCCGACGGTGATCGAGGAGAATCTCTCGGTTCGCCCGTCCCTCGGGGAAGAGCGCGCGGAGTTTTTCCGGCACCTCTCCGCGATCAGCGCGCCCCTCTCCGACGAGCGGGAGCTCTCCCGCCGGGCGCCGGACCGCTCGCTTCGCGCGAAGGCAGGACGCGCGCTCGCGAAGACGAAGCGGATCGGGCTCGCTTCGTTTCTCCGCGAGATCGCGGGGGACGGGGGCGATCGGATCGATCGCCTCCTCTTCGAGCCGGGACGGGAGCGCGCGTTTCGCGAGAAGCTCCGCCGGAGCCCGCTTCGCATCGAGCCGAACCCGCCTCTCGCGTCCGACGGTCGATCGACAGCGGAGAAGACGCGCCGGAGACGGGACGCCGATGTCCGGTAACGAAGCGCGCCGCGTTCTCATCCTGATGGACGATCTCGGCGGCGGAACCGGGAACCACGTTCTCTCGATGGCCCGCCGGTGGGACCGCTCCCTCTGGAGGGTCGAGATCGCGAGCCCTCGGCCGGTCACCGCGCGGGAGGCGCCCGACATCGAGATCCGCGAGCTTCCTTCCCTCGGCCGGCGCGATTTCTATCCGCTCGCGCAGATCGCGCGCTTCGCGCAGGTTCGGAGTTTGGCTCTCGACCGCCGGCCCGCGATCGTGCACGCCTACTTCTTCTGGTCGATTCTTTATGCACGAATGTTGAAGAAGCTCGGCGTCGTTCGGCGCCTCATCGAGAACCGCGAGGACCACGGTTTCAACTGGGGGCGGCACGAGTACGCGCTGCTTCGCCTGACCCGCTCGGCGCCGGACCGAGTGATCTGCGTCTCCGATTCGGTGCGGCGGACCGTCTTGAAGAGGGAGCGTCTCGACCCGGAGCGGACGGTCGTTGTTTGGAACGGGATCGAGCCGGCGCCGGAGGGCGCGCGGGATCTCGATCTTCGCCGCGCGCTCGGTTTCGGGGCGGAGGACTTGGTCGTCGGGATGGTCGCCAACCTGAACCGCCCGATCAAGGGAGTCGGCTACTTCATCGACGCGATCCCCGCGATTCTCCGCGAGGTCCCCGAGGCCCGTTTCCTCATCTTGGGAAGAGGAGAGGGAGAGGGGCCGCTTCGCGCGCGCGCGCGTTTCCTCGGCGTGGAAGAGCGCGTCGTCTTCGCGGGGTTCCGCAAGGAGATCGAGCGTTTCTATCGAGCGATGGACGTCTCGGTGCTGACCTCGCTCTCCGAGGGCCTTTCCCTCACGCTTCTCGAGTCGATGGGGCACGGGCTTCCGGTGGTGGTGACGCGCGTGGGGGGAAATCCGGAGGTCGTGTTCGACGGAGAGACCGGTTTTCTCGTCCCTCCGAGAGACGCGAATCTCTTCGCCGAGCGCGTGGTCCGGCTTCTTCGGGATCCGGACCTCCGCGCGCGAATGGGACGCGCCGGCCGCGCGCGGGTCGAGACCCACTTCGCTCTCCGCGACGCCGCCCGGCGCTACATCGAGATCTACGAGGGTCTGGTCGAGGGCTCGCCGCAGAAGGGAGAGCCCTCGACCGATTCGTGATTCGCTTGCCCTACGGCACGCACACGTCTCCGCTCGCGTTGCCGGCGAACGTGTTTGCGGCATCGAGTGCCGCCGCGTCGGGTTCCTCCACCTCCAATTGGATCCCGCACCCCGAGCTGTAGCGGAACGTGCAGTTCTCGACCTGGGGGTTCGAATAGTAGATCCAGAGATTCCCGACGTTCCCGTCGCCGCCATACTCGAAGATGCAGTGCGTCAGACGGCACTGCGCATCGACCGACTCGCCCGCGATCCAGAGCTGTCTCCAGTCGCCGCTGCTCGGGCTCGCGGCCGCGCTCGTGAACGTGATCGGGTTCGTGCTCGTTCCCTCGGCGATGATCCCCGCCTGGACCGTGTACCCGATCGTCATCTCCGCGTTCGCCTCGAACTCGATCGTCGTTCCCGCTTCGATCGTGAGGATGATCGGCGTCGTCGTGCTCCCCACCCAGACGTTGCTGTTCTCAGTGACGCGATACGGAACCCCCTGGTCCCGCCACGTCGCGCTCGTTTCCACCCCTCCGTAGTACACCTCGATCGCGTCGAAGCCGCTTGCGTTCCCCGTGTAGTCATTGCCGGTGCCGAGATGGCGCACGTACTCGGGGTCGGTCGCCAGCGGATAACCCGCGCACTCGGTGATCGTGTTGTTGTTGAACTGCTCGACGTGGCCCGCACGCTCGTAGAAGATCCCGCGGCCCGCGCTCCGGCGGATCGTGCAGTGGTCCATCTTGAGAGCGGCGCCCCAGTCGATCAGGATCGCTTGGCCCTCGGCGCCGGCGTATTCGATCGTGCAATAGCTGAGGCGCGTGCTCGACGTGGTCCCATCGAAGAAGCCGAATCCGTCCCAATCGCCGCGAGCCGGAGGCGATTCGTTCGAGGTGAAGGTGATCGTGGTGTCCGCCTTGCCGACGGCCACGATCGTTCCTGCGGTCGTCCAACCGCAGCCGATCGAGGCTCCGGAATCGAACTTCACGATACAACCCGGCTTGATCGTGAGCGAGCCGC
It contains:
- a CDS encoding glycosyltransferase family 4 protein, translated to MSGNEARRVLILMDDLGGGTGNHVLSMARRWDRSLWRVEIASPRPVTAREAPDIEIRELPSLGRRDFYPLAQIARFAQVRSLALDRRPAIVHAYFFWSILYARMLKKLGVVRRLIENREDHGFNWGRHEYALLRLTRSAPDRVICVSDSVRRTVLKRERLDPERTVVVWNGIEPAPEGARDLDLRRALGFGAEDLVVGMVANLNRPIKGVGYFIDAIPAILREVPEARFLILGRGEGEGPLRARARFLGVEERVVFAGFRKEIERFYRAMDVSVLTSLSEGLSLTLLESMGHGLPVVVTRVGGNPEVVFDGETGFLVPPRDANLFAERVVRLLRDPDLRARMGRAGRARVETHFALRDAARRYIEIYEGLVEGSPQKGEPSTDS